In Chloroflexota bacterium, the genomic window TGGGCGGCAAGCTCCCCCTCGCCCGGGCCACCGAAGAGGACCACGCGCGCTTCGAGATCCGTGACCAGGCGATCCGCCAGGCGCGCGTAGCGCTCCAGCGGCCAACGCCGGGACGCGGCGCTCGCGCCCGGGTGGATCCCAATCCAGAATTCGTCCCAATCGAGCCCCCGATCTTCGGCCAATCGGTCCAGCTCGTCAATGTCATCCCGCAGCACCGGAAATTCGAGATGGGTTCCCTGAGGCGGAATCCCTGCGCGCTCCAGCAGCCGCAGTGGCTTCTGGACTTCCGGCACGTTGTCACCCGGATATGCGAGCGGAAGCGACAGCACCGAACGGTCAGGGTCGATAGCATAGCCGAGCGTTGCGCGCGCGCCCAGCGATGCGACGAAACGGTTGCTCGCGGCGCCGTTCCCGTGCATCTGGATGGCCAGGTCGATGCGGAGCTTCGTGGCAATGGACAGGAATCGCTCGGTCCGAGCCGGCGAATACGCGGTTTCGCGAATACCCGGGCACCCCGGGAAGTCGAGGAACCGGTCGACATAATGGAAACGCGCGAGGAACTCTCGGGCCCACGGAAGGCCCACGAAGACGATCTCGGCTCGTGGCAGCGCTCGGCGGAGCGCGCGAAGCGCCGGAACGGCGACGAGCATGTCACCGAGGTGAAGCGCGCGGAAGACCGCGATGCGCCGGAGGGAGCTGAGGTTGATCCCATCCCGCTCACCGGCCTGGGGCCGTTCGGCACGCTCTTCGAAATGCGGTCCCGTGTCGGCGCTCTCAGGCTGCGACGCGCTGACCACAAGCGTCCTCCGTCAGCGCCCGGACCGCGTCAACGACGGCCTGAGGCGGTACCAGCTCGAGGCACCGGTGATGCCCCTCTGGGCATATGCTCTTGAGACAGTTGCGGCACGGCACGTCGTAGAAAAGCACGCGACTCGGCACACGCCACGGCCCGTGCTGCGGGTTCGTCTGCGCGTACATGTCGACGATCGGGGTTCCCACGCCGGCGGCGATGTGGACGAGGCCGGTGTTATTGGAGATGAGCACCGGCGCGAGGGAAAGCAGCGCCGCCACGTCCTCAATCGCCAGAGCCCCGGCGAGGCTCACAGCGTTCGCATTCGCGGCCACCCGGACCGACTCGACCAGCTCGATCTCCTCCGACCCGCCCGTCATGACGGTCCGCCAGCCGACATCCTGCTCCAGCGAATGGATGACGCTGGCGAATCGGGTGGGCGGGTATCGACGGGACGGGGCGCGCGCCCCGACGTGCACCACGACCCACCGGTCACTGGGATCGATTCCCCGAGCTCTGAGGATTTTCTGGACGCGTCTCACCGCCTTCGCGTCGACCCGTACCCGAATTCGATCATCGCGTGCGGTCGCGCCCGTCGTCGCGACGAGATCCATCTGGCGGCGCACCTCGTGGCGGACGAAGCGCTCCGGCTCAGGGTCGCGCTCCCAGTGGGTGAGAAGCTGATAGGGGTTCTCGCGACAGTAGGCCAGGCGCAGCGGGATCTTCGCCAGGTAGCACAGGTGCGCGGCGGGGAGTGGACTCTGGCTGTAGCTCGTGAAGATAACGGCCCCGTCGAAGCGCTCGGCCTGCAGTCGCTCGATCATCGCCAGGCCCGAAGGTCTGCGATCGGTCACGGCGGACTCGCGCTTGACCCAGGGCGCGTCGAAGACGATCACCCGGTCGATCTCTGGCAGGAGACGGGCGGCAACCGCGCCCGTTGGGGAGGCAAGGAGGGTGACCGTTCGTCCGCTTTGAGACGACTTCAGGGCGCGGATCGCGGGACTTGTCATTAAGACGTCGCCGAGCGAGTCCAGCCGAACGCAGAGGAGCTTGCGTGCGTTGCGCCAGCCGCGCGCAGGACTGGAGCCGATCCCCGCTAGCTTGCGCAACGTCGAGCCGCGCGGATCCGTCGGACGAGGCCGGACGTGGAATGGTCAGGAGCACAGGGGAGCAGACAGACAGTTCCGCCGTACTGGCGCACGATGGGCGCTTCCGGAAGGTCCGCTTCCGTGTAGTCGTCCCCCTTGACGAAGACGTCCGGGCGAATCGCTTCGACGAGAGCGGCGGGCGTTTCGTCATCGAACACGATCACGTCGTCCACGAATCGAAGGCCTCGCAGGACGGCCGCGCGGACCTCCGAGGAATTGATCGGCCGTCTCGGTCCCTTGCGCCGCCGCACGCTCTCATCGGAATTCAGGCCGACGATCAGCACGTCTCCAAGGGCGCGCGCACGGCGAAGGAGCTCCACGTGGCCGGGGTGGAGCAGGTCGAAGCAACCGTTGGTGAAGACGATGCGGTGTCCGATGCGTCGATATTCTTCGGCCAATGCACGGGCGTGGCTCGCGGAGGCGGCGGCTCCGTGTCCGAGGGCGGTGAGAAGGTCCTCGCGCGTGCATGTAGCCGTGCCGTCCTTCCGTACGACCTGACCTGCCGCAGCCGATGCGATGTCTCCGGCGCACGGGCCCGAGGCGCCGGCTGCCAGGGCGAGCGTGAACGCGGCCGCAAAGGTGTCCCCCGCGCCGACCGCGGACGCGCAGTGCGGAGCCGTGGGCGGGCATCGATGCGGCGGCGCACCTCGCTGCAGGATGATCGCGCCCTCCGAATCCAGGGTCACCGCGACCAGCTCGGCGCCGCTGGCCGCGAGCAGAGCCTGGCTGCCGCGCTCGATCACGTCTGTTCGCCGCAGCTCGCGCGGATCGCGACCGCGGCGGAGCAAATCCAGAGCCTGGCTATAGTTGGGCTTGACTGCGGTCGGGCGCGCGTTCCTGTAAACGCCCGGCCGTTTCGCATCAATCAGGACAACTCGTCGCTTCCGGGATTGCAGGTGGTGCAGATGGGCGATGACGCGCGGGGTCAGCACGCCATAGTCGTAATCAGAGACGATGACGGCATCGCAGCGGTCAAAGGCTGCCGAAAGCGCAGAGAGGACGTTCGCCTCAGTCGCCGAATCGATCCGGTCTGTGCTTCCGAAGTCGTACCGGACCAGGAGTTGATGCGCCGCAACGACGCGAGCCTTCGTAAGGGTCGCGCGCGTTGGGCTCGCGAGCAGCCCATCGGTCGCAACGCCGCGCGCCGCGAGCATCTGACCGATCACACAGCCGGCTCGGTCAGCGCCGCGAACGGCGAGTAGCTCGACGCTTGCCCCGAGCGCACGCGCGTTCGCTGCCGTATTGGCTGCGCCACCTGGAAGCTCGCGTCGCCTCCGAACGTCGACAACGGGCGCGGGCGCTTCTGGTGATAGCCGGCCGGCCGCCCCTTCGAGGAAACGGTCGAGCATGACGTCGCCGATGACCAGCACGCGCTGCCCGGAGAAGCGATCCACCACGCTCGCCGTATCGTTGTTCATGCGATCATCCCCGTGCTTCGCCGAATGGGCGCGGGATCTCGCGGTCGTCCTTCCTTCCATCGCCGGCTGAGGACGTGCCGAGCCAGCTCCCGGAGGTCGCGGACCACAAGCTCGGGCACGCGATCGCGCGTCAGCACCCACTCCGTCTCGTGGCCGTTGTTGACCAGGCATACGTGACACCCGGCCCGTCGCCCCGCTTCCACGTCGTCCAGGATGTCTCCCACCATCCAGGACTCGCGGAGGTCGACGCGCAGCTCGTCCCGGGCTCGGAGGAGCAAACCGGGTTCCGGCTTTCGACAGCTGCACTGCCGGGCATAGCGCGCAATCGATCCACCGGGATGGTGTGGACACCAGTAGAAGCCGTCCACGTCCGCGCCAGCGGCGCGCAGAAGCGTTGCGAGCGCCTGCCGCAGCGGCGTGAGGGCCGATTCCGGGTAGAGCCCACGCGCGACACCGGACTGATTCGTCACGACCACGATGAGATATCCGGCCTCCCGGAGGGCCCTGGCTGCCTCGGCGGCCCCCGGCATGAGGCGAATCAAATTCGGATCGACGTTGTACGGCTCGTCTTCGAGGAGCGTTCCGTCCTTGTCGAGGAAGATGGCTTTGCGCGACCGGGTCATGGCCACGACGTCTCCCGCATTGGCAGGACCATCACTTCGGGGATCACGGTTTCGGGCGGCTGGCTCAGCACGTATCGGACCGTGTCGGCGACATTCTGCGGATCCTGCAGGAGCCCGCTGTCGATCTCCGGGAAGCGCTCGAGCAGAAACGGCGTTCGCATCCCGCCGCTCACCACGGCCGTTACCTTCACGCCGTGTGGCCGGGCCTCGACGTGCATGGCGTGGCTGAGTCCGAGGAGGCCCCACTTGCTTGCGTGGTACGCCGCGGCGTTCGCCCATGCTCGCTTGGCCGCCGTCGATGTCACGTTGACGATGTGCCCCGTTCCGCGCGCTTTCATGAGGGGAAGCACGGCTTTCGACATCAGAAAGGGACCGCGCAGGTTGACCGCGAGGATTCGGTCCCACTGCTGCGCCGACAGCTTCTCGATGGGGACCGTCACGTCCACGCCGGCGTTGTTGACGAGCACGTCTACGCACCCCCAGTCCCGAATCGCCCGCTCGACGGCAGCGCCCGTTTCGGCTTCTGACGAAACGTCGACGCGCGCACCAGCCGCTTCGAGTCGACGTTCGGTCAGGCTGGATGCGACAGCGGCGGCCGCCTCGGCTCGTACGTCGGC contains:
- a CDS encoding SDR family oxidoreductase; the protein is MMELRGKVAIVTGAGSGLGAAISATLAEAGCRVLVADVRAEAAAAVASSLTERRLEAAGARVDVSSEAETGAAVERAIRDWGCVDVLVNNAGVDVTVPIEKLSAQQWDRILAVNLRGPFLMSKAVLPLMKARGTGHIVNVTSTAAKRAWANAAAYHASKWGLLGLSHAMHVEARPHGVKVTAVVSGGMRTPFLLERFPEIDSGLLQDPQNVADTVRYVLSQPPETVIPEVMVLPMRETSWP
- a CDS encoding glycosyltransferase family 9 protein → MVSASQPESADTGPHFEERAERPQAGERDGINLSSLRRIAVFRALHLGDMLVAVPALRALRRALPRAEIVFVGLPWAREFLARFHYVDRFLDFPGCPGIRETAYSPARTERFLSIATKLRIDLAIQMHGNGAASNRFVASLGARATLGYAIDPDRSVLSLPLAYPGDNVPEVQKPLRLLERAGIPPQGTHLEFPVLRDDIDELDRLAEDRGLDWDEFWIGIHPGASAASRRWPLERYARLADRLVTDLEARVVLFGGPGEGELAAQIPRWIRPSVLDLSGQTSLGVLAAAIHRLRGFISNDSGPAHLAEAVGCPTVTIFGPGNVARWGPRDPGRRRVVVAPVPCAPCEHRECPIDHRCMTGLSVDAVFDAAARVVRGQQGPA
- a CDS encoding glycosyltransferase family 9 protein; translation: MTSPAIRALKSSQSGRTVTLLASPTGAVAARLLPEIDRVIVFDAPWVKRESAVTDRRPSGLAMIERLQAERFDGAVIFTSYSQSPLPAAHLCYLAKIPLRLAYCRENPYQLLTHWERDPEPERFVRHEVRRQMDLVATTGATARDDRIRVRVDAKAVRRVQKILRARGIDPSDRWVVVHVGARAPSRRYPPTRFASVIHSLEQDVGWRTVMTGGSEEIELVESVRVAANANAVSLAGALAIEDVAALLSLAPVLISNNTGLVHIAAGVGTPIVDMYAQTNPQHGPWRVPSRVLFYDVPCRNCLKSICPEGHHRCLELVPPQAVVDAVRALTEDACGQRVAA
- the rfaE2 gene encoding D-glycero-beta-D-manno-heptose 1-phosphate adenylyltransferase yields the protein MNNDTASVVDRFSGQRVLVIGDVMLDRFLEGAAGRLSPEAPAPVVDVRRRRELPGGAANTAANARALGASVELLAVRGADRAGCVIGQMLAARGVATDGLLASPTRATLTKARVVAAHQLLVRYDFGSTDRIDSATEANVLSALSAAFDRCDAVIVSDYDYGVLTPRVIAHLHHLQSRKRRVVLIDAKRPGVYRNARPTAVKPNYSQALDLLRRGRDPRELRRTDVIERGSQALLAASGAELVAVTLDSEGAIILQRGAPPHRCPPTAPHCASAVGAGDTFAAAFTLALAAGASGPCAGDIASAAAGQVVRKDGTATCTREDLLTALGHGAAASASHARALAEEYRRIGHRIVFTNGCFDLLHPGHVELLRRARALGDVLIVGLNSDESVRRRKGPRRPINSSEVRAAVLRGLRFVDDVIVFDDETPAALVEAIRPDVFVKGDDYTEADLPEAPIVRQYGGTVCLLPCAPDHSTSGLVRRIRAARRCAS
- a CDS encoding HAD family hydrolase, coding for MTRSRKAIFLDKDGTLLEDEPYNVDPNLIRLMPGAAEAARALREAGYLIVVVTNQSGVARGLYPESALTPLRQALATLLRAAGADVDGFYWCPHHPGGSIARYARQCSCRKPEPGLLLRARDELRVDLRESWMVGDILDDVEAGRRAGCHVCLVNNGHETEWVLTRDRVPELVVRDLRELARHVLSRRWKEGRPRDPAPIRRSTGMIA